The following nucleotide sequence is from Corylus avellana chromosome ca7, CavTom2PMs-1.0.
AAGAACCAGACACTGGGAAAAAAAGCTTCAAAGTCAACATGGTAAAGAAATGGCACATTAATAGCAACAACGCATTACTAAGGATGGGTAGAGAAACATCTGAAATAATACATTCCACATCTATACTATTGCTTGCTTACTCAAGGAGGGGAGACCAACTGGCACGATCAGTTTACAGAAGGATGACAGTCTTGAAAATGAAACTGCATCATGAAGTTTCTTAGAGATTGTTTGCTTCTGGCTTTTATGGATCGTGTGAGAAGCAGGATCCCTGACAGAATAGAGCAACACAGGTGTGTTTGTGTATTCATCGGCAATAGTCTCCAGAAAATCTGCAGCTACAGAGGAGAAACCGCCTGAATCGTCGACAATGAACTGAAAACcctgtcaaaattaccaaagattcagcaacaaagaaaaagaagcatatAGATTATAGATCAAATCAGAATTCATATTGAGAATCCCAGCATCAATGGGCATACACAAAAGTGCCTGCAAGCTAAACTCTATCTCTGCAAGTAGACAGTTTTCCAGACTAAATTTAATCCAAGCATCAATATGCAAAAGGTCAACATAAAGTTCATGAAGCTAGCCTCTAACCATCCCAATAATCATGCTTCATTGGTTTAGATATCTGACCACGTTCTTGAAATCCAAGGATGCTCTCAATAGGCCTGTCATGTGGAACGATCACAGACCTTATAAAGAAAGCAGACCTTGCACATTGTTTTATAGCCACAAAGATAATGATTACAGGCAATATTGAATGATCTAGAAAACaggttttaaaattactcaaaataaAAGGAGCCTAAAATGAAATCATACACAAAATTTAGATAGAGTAATGATGACAAGAAGGAAATATGGTTAAACCATGAATGTATACTTGGTCCAAATAAAGAACAGAAATATCGGCTTCAGGCTCTATCTGATACAATTTCAGATCCCAGACAAGTAATGTAACACTAACAAACTTGACAATATTCAAACGCTTGTAGTAGAGACTGCCAACCCTTGTTGACAAGTGACGATCACAATGCTCCATTTGAGAGAAGCACACCAAGGATTGTGTTCTTGGATGCAAATTTTACCTTATAGGCAACAATCCCCAGTACTATAGGTAGTACAAAACTTGGTACTGAGAAATTCTAAAGCCATCCAAGAAAAGGTCCCATCCTCCTCAAACCAAGAAAAATTGAGATAGCAAAATGGTAATTACCATTTGAACACCAGTATAAGTTTCTCCATTCATCTTTTTACTTCTATAaacttattaaaagaaaaaagtaaaagaaagttTTTGATAATAAACTATAAGATAACTTGGACATAAAATATAGGGCATTTTGCTCATATAAGGAAGACTCgaatcataatatatataggtGAGAAATCGAAATCTTCACCCACTCCTAACTTCAAGGGACATGCAGCAAGATATTATTAATCTTGAACTTCATAAAGTGAATATCACAGATTTCTGTACATTGCATCAATGTTggggtaaaatataaaaataaggaCATAAGACCGATAATATTGGAGTTTCCCCTGATATGATCAAACCAAATGTGAGAAGCTTTTGTTATATACCTGAATATGGTCACACTCTTCTACAAAAAAGCGAAGCCTGTCACTAATTTCTTCTCCTCGTAAAGCCCAAGAGAAGGCATCCCTTCCAATTCCATAATTGTCAAATTCCTGAGCGTCCATCCATAATCCATTCAGTTCATGTAAACTTTGGTGATGGTAATGAACTTTTGAGAAGTCTGTCCAATATTGAACACCGTTTTCTAAGGATTCGACTATATCCTCATCCTGAATTTCTCGTTGGGGACTATTCCTTACATCATTGACGCCATCCACTGGAGTCAAATGCTCCTGCTCTTCTTCATGCAATCTTTGCAAGAATAAATTTCTCCTTCTAGGTTCAGCTGCATGAGTGGAAACATTACCAGTCCTGCACATTGGTTTACAGATATTCAATTCATTAACACCACAGCAAAAAGATTACAGGACCATATGTGGAAATAATTCCACTCTCAGCAGGCTCACAGATTTGTTGCTTTacttagggggtacattgcttCAAGAAGCCTCTAGAGGTTAATGAGACTGAGTTCATGTCACACCTATGATTCTCTAAATGTTAATATATCTAGGCACTCTCCTTTTAGGTGAGAAAACATGTGATTAAAAGACTAATTACATCCAGGAAGCTACAACACAAAAATATACTAAAAAGTAGGTATGAGCATGCTAGCATTACCGTAATCCAGCGCACTGTTTCTGCAAATTGCAGCATATGGATATACGAATGATGTAAGACAGATCAAAGAACATGCAGAATCTTCATTACACCGGTAGGGCCCAAAGCATGTAATGACTAAGagtaaacaacataaaaaaaatgctcaaaCAGAAAAGCTTGAAGTGCTTGGTTCCATTGGAAATAATGGTCACAGACGAATAGATCAGATGAAAATCTAAGGTTTGCAATCTTAGTTGACATGTAATTGAATGAGGCCAACTAATGTTAAATTCGAATCACACAGGAAGAACACACTATTAGAAGATATTATCATGAGGGGACATATGTTTTCAACAGTTGAGAGTGTTCTAAATGGCAGAAATTAGACTATATATTATTTGCACAGACCTCGACTATTTTAAAATACCACCTCAAAAATTAATGcgactaacaaaactaaatcACTAATAAAGCCATCATTTCAAACATGCAtgcaaaacaataataatattaaaatcatacttttgtaaaaccaaaatcactaaTAAGAAACAGAATATTGGAGCtgctaatattaaaatatatacaaaaaaattcTCACCATGTGATAACATCTGGTGGTGCAGATGCAACCTTGTTATATAATGAACCACATGAACTCATAGATCCAAGTGACCCtataatgtcaaaaaaaaactCCCCAGTGAATTGATTTCAAGTGAGAAACACGAATccaaaatgaaatgacaaatgATAGATCCTCCACTGTCAATTTTACACTAATATCAGTTTCTATTGATTGAGATGTTTTTAATGAAAGATAAGCAAGGATTTTGATCTATCATTAATCTTTTAACAAgtttatgataaaaataaagtagcAAAGAAATTGATGGAGGTCATAACTAACACCCCACACAAAACAGACCACCATTAGCCAGACATAATGCTCTCCTTGGCACTTGGGAGATGTACATCGAAAAGGACCTGTCTACAGTTTGATTATGGAAATTTGAAAATAGATTTCAGGAAATGATATCCAGGAACCATGTTGTTCCCATCCTCAAGATCATGTCTAGGGGGCACTACAACTATgatgtttatgtttttctcaTGTCTATTTCCATCCAAAGTTGAAAAACGCCCCCAGAGTgtagaagagaaatgatagggCACCAACTTGAACTAAATCATGTTTCTGAGCAGACAATGACTCATGGCACAAATGAAACTTCCTCCCCCAATAAGAATGAGATAGAGGGTGTGGTCATGGGTTCAAATCTCATAGTGCATCTGTTACTTACTAATAAAATGATCATGTGTTAAGAGTAGCATGTAGATGGCCAATAAGACTTGTAGGCAATTTACCAAAGCACCAAAAATTATACAGAATTCATAGTCAACTACAGTTTGAGAACAATCCAGTTCTACGCTGAATTTATGGATAATGATTGGGCTTCACTTCACAAGTCAGGAATGAcatcatttttcaaaactagTACATTTACAAGAGATGAGCCAAAAAGGTGGACGACAAGCAAGATATGTGGCCACTTATCCAGAATGAAAAGAATCCTTGTCATCTCAAATGCTACTACCACATACAGAGATTATGTAAATAGACACAGTTATATTAATAGATAGATACCATTATCCAAGGCAAAAAGAATTCTAGAGCAAGTATTCTTGTAACATGGTAGATAAATTAAGTACCTTGGAAGTCAACTGAAACCAGGCGCGGAGTATATGTAAGGGTGCCCTGCACATGTTTTGGCAGCGATGCTGTTAGCAATGTATCTCCACAAAAACTGTGCAAGGTAGAAATAACAAAAGCAAGTCCTTAGATTTACAGCAAATCAGTTCACAATGGTCTAGCATGAGACAATCTCAAGGGCAAATATTTCTTCATcctaagaaagcataaatattAAATGGgagaaaacattgaaaaaaaaaaaaaaaaatcaaatgtacaAGAATAACAAAATCCTATCGCTACTTAATATGACAATTATAAGCAGAAAAACGACACGCATTaatctcaagaaaaaaaaaaaggggaggtgttcaaaagaaaaaagagaaggaaataaaaattgtgGTTGAAAAGTATGTACTTCTTCCATATAAACATAGAGAACCTTACTTATATTTTGCTAAACGTTCTTTCAATAACAATGAGTTAACGATGGACTATCTGAAACAATATCAACACACCAAAACAAATGAGCCACTAACAAAATCATTTAAGCTTTTAAGTAACAACGATTGCAGAAAATCTTCTTAAATTTCACTTGAATGTCATAAATTTCTACCTGTTGTGTCTCGCCAGAACGGTAGAGCGCGTCCATGTTTAAAGAATGATTCTTGAATACTGGATCACTAGAAGGATCCTCAGCCAACCCAAGCAACTCATCCTTCAGCATATCAAGCACACGAAGTTAATTAATAATacatcactttttaaaaatgccTAAATAACTTCAAATAACCTCTATAATCACAGAATCAAAGGAGTTCTTCACGTAATTTCTATATACAGAGTAATTACATGCAAATAAAAAATCTGTAAATGATTCTCAAATGCGACATTTATATTAAGTTTATAATCACAATATTTACAGAGAAACGAAGAAGTTTGTAAAATCAGTACCTGGAAGTTCCAGAAGTGAGAGCCGATGAAGTTGGCGAAACTTCCGACTTGGATGGTCACAACTTCCTTCATGCTTACCCTGTCGTTGGAAGCGATTACTTCACGTAATCTCCTTCCTTAACTAAATTGTAGTCGTTCAGTAATCGTGATTATGCTGCTAAAAAGTTTTAAGCCCTAGAAGATTCTGCAACTACTACTAACCTACGTATTAGGGTTCTCAGAAATCCACAGCCAAAACGAGCCTGGCGTAGTTTATATGTGTTCTACTTGGTTTGATCGAAGCGAGGGAAGAGAAGCTGAAGCGGTGGAAAGAGGTGTGACTTGATTCGACCGAGTGAACCAAACGGCAACGTTTTAGCGTTTTCGAGAGACACTGCTTTTTTAGGATTAACTTGAATACAATAATAGAAACTCACAAGGCTAACGTGCAATAATCcttgaaatatttattattaaaaaataaataaatattaatattatagaagaaaaatgtggtatataaaattatttttaactttttacgAAGATTGGCATCCTCCTCGTTAGGAACAGAATCAGCTTTGAGTTTTGGGAGGACctatggcaaaaaaaaaattggggaggGACCAATTAGCAAAATCtttttaccttaaattttttttttcttgtaatttgggtgGGACCCTAGCCCCTGCCGGTTCCCTACTGTCTCCGTCTCTGCTTCTCGTATTAAGCTATCCAAAATTTACTAGAGAGAGATTATGAAACTCATATGTGTTGAGCAAGTCACCATTGCTCTTTTATTCTGTccaaatttttatgaaatttgaatagcctaataaaaaacaattgtcattttttttaagatgatcGTAGTGTGTTTAATTCGAAAACAATAACTTAGACTAAAATAATTatacatggttttttttttttttttctaatcaaaataattatacATGGCTCAATGactaaaataattataattggaTAATCATTTAGATTATGCAAGCCATTTGGAAGGATGTGAATTTGTGAAGAGGTGTGTCATCATCTTCTATGataccatatatataaaaaataataataataaaattatattgaatcacacgtaatactatatatatatatatatatatatatatatatatataaaggccaATAATACAAATACACACTAATAATCAATGTGAGacaatacaatatatataaccAAACAGTTAAAAGTGTTTtggggtgttttttgtttttcgtttgtaAAAGTATTATCATGCGACATAAATGTtaaagctgtttttttttttttgtatattttttaggagtgtttttagttgt
It contains:
- the LOC132187442 gene encoding uncharacterized protein LOC132187442 isoform X1, which translates into the protein MKEVVTIQVGSFANFIGSHFWNFQDELLGLAEDPSSDPVFKNHSLNMDALYRSGETQQGTLTYTPRLVSVDFQGSLGSMSSCGSLYNKVASAPPDVITWTGNVSTHAAEPRRRNLFLQRLHEEEQEHLTPVDGVNDVRNSPQREIQDEDIVESLENGVQYWTDFSKVHYHHQSLHELNGLWMDAQEFDNYGIGRDAFSWALRGEEISDRLRFFVEECDHIQGFQFIVDDSGGFSSVAADFLETIADEYTNTPVLLYSVRDPASHTIHKSQKQTISKKLHDAVSFSRLSSFCKLIVPVGLPSLSQASPYLRIEDERPYHCSAVYAAALHSISLPFRMEPLGPTADSRYVSGAVDINGLIQMLAGGARRNMVAILDVAMPAPYLTGKQVGQSLLGNLQTLTPEIAEDVEDLQSVESMTIHGALGSGGHRASVSDVKDVVNAAYEKAMTRPMFCNLSVALCPLPIPLPFPKIFGNLVGQHGELLGSPVNTSPLRGSLDIHSIPLAGRLRSSSAVLPFLENRLGNLRRFGTQQGAAGADLVRRWGFGMDELEDMGETLSKMVVELDPYSQMSSDSD